A genomic segment from Hippoglossus stenolepis isolate QCI-W04-F060 chromosome 3, HSTE1.2, whole genome shotgun sequence encodes:
- the mdm4 gene encoding protein Mdm4 isoform X2, producing the protein MSSLSAQLPASSASCRSLPGEGNQVQPKPPLLQILRVAGAQEEVFTLKEVMHYLGQYIMGRQLYDKQRQHIVHCQDDPLGELLEVDSFSVKNPSPVYEMLKKYLVVLGSSDAAENLSVGRECVEGGVEDRGQICGGVVKAGLEACRDMPLLQTPSQRRPREPDDDSLEGLPRSACKRPKLDVTLDDWDLSGLPWWFLGNLRSNYSRRSNGSTDIHTNQEEDTAIVSDTTDDLWFLTEGGSEQVSVEMKEAVLEEGSGGEGEAPPEDDDGGGKEEKADGEMQEEPDEDSQCLSDDTDTEISTQDAWQCSECRKYNTPLQRYCVRCWALRKNWYKDVPRLAHSLSVPDIPACSSLTTHDDDDDSDTGIDVPDCSRTVSDPVILPSHSTVDRPLPTMVMGKGKGPLPSGFHKDELLSGGESQENLGMEVEEVRPEALLEPCKLCRVRPRNGNIIHGRTAHLLTCFPCARRLHKFQAPCPGCGQIIQKVIKIFIL; encoded by the exons ATGAGCTCCCTATCAGCCCAGCTTCCGGCTTCAAGCGCATCATGCAGGAGTCTACCAGGAGAGGGAAATCAG GTGCAACCAAAACCTCCTCTCCTGCAGATTCTGCGTGTTGCCGGAGCCCAGGAGGAAGTCTTCACTCTCAAAGAG GTGATGCACTACCTGGGTCAGTACATCATGGGGAGGCAACTGTACGACAAACAGAGGCAGCACATAGTCCACTGCCAGGATGACCCGTTGGGAGAGCTGCTGGAAGTGGACAGCTTCTCTGTGAAAAACCcgag CCCGGTGTATGAAATGCTCAAGAAATACTTGGTAGTGCTTGGTTCTTCTG ACGCTGCAGAGAATCTTTCTGTGGGCCGTGAGTGTGTAGAGGGCGGAGTGGAAGATCGCGGTCAG ATTTGTGGAGGTGTGGTTAAGGCAGGACTGGAGGCTTGCCGTGATATGCCTCTCCTGCAGACCCCCTCCCAGAGACGGCCGCGCGAGCCAGACGATG ACTCCCTTGAAGGCTTGCCACGGTCAGCCTGCAAACGGCCCAAGCTGGATGTTACTCTGGACGACTGGGATCTCTCTGGCCTGCCCTGGTGGTTTCTTGGTAATCTTCGTAGTAACTACAGCCGTAGGAGCAATGGCTCCACTGACATCCACACAAACCAA GAGGAAGACACAGCCATCGTGTCGGACACCACAGACGACCTCTGGTTCCTGACCGAGGGCGGAAGTGAACAGGTGAGCGTGGAGATGAAAGAGGCTGTGCTGGAGGAAGGgagtggaggagaaggggaggcCCCACCCgaggatgatgatggaggagggaaagaggagaaggcgGATGGAGAG ATGCAGGAGGAGCCAGATGAAGACTCACAGTGTTTGAGtgatgacacagacacagagatttCCACCCAG GATGCTTGGCAGTGCTCTGAGTGCAGGAAGTACAACACACCTCTACAGAGGTACTGTGTTCGCTGCTGGGCCCTGCGTAAGAACTGGTACAAAGATGTCCCTCGACTTGCCCATTCCCTCTCTGTCCCCGACATCCCAGCATGCAGCTCCCTCACCACccacgatgatgatgatgacagcgACACAGGCATTGATGTCCCAGACTGCAGCAGGACAGTGTCTGACCCCGTCATTCTGCCCTCTCACTCCACAGTGGATCGGCCACTGCCCACTATGGTAATGGGGAAAGGCAAGGGGCCTCTGCCTTCTGGCTTCCACAAGGATGAGCTGCTGTCAGGAGGGGAGAGTCAGGAAAACCTGGgcatggaggtggaggaggtcaggCCTGAAGCACTGTTGGAGCCGTGCAAGCTCTGTCGAGTGCGACCACGCAATGGAAATATTATTCACGGACGTACGGCTCACCTGCTAACCTGCTTCCCGTGTGCAAGGAGGCTACATAAGTTCCAGGCTCCTTGTCCCGGCTGTGGACAGATCATTCAAAAAGTTATTAAGATATTCATcctctaa
- the mdm4 gene encoding protein Mdm4 isoform X1, translated as MSSLSAQLPASSASCRSLPGEGNQVQPKPPLLQILRVAGAQEEVFTLKEVMHYLGQYIMGRQLYDKQRQHIVHCQDDPLGELLEVDSFSVKNPSPVYEMLKKYLVVLGSSDAAENLSVGRECVEGGVEDRGQICGGVVKAGLEACRDMPLLQTPSQRRPREPDDDSLEGLPRSACKRPKLDVTLDDWDLSGLPWWFLGNLRSNYSRRSNGSTDIHTNQLSPAQEEDTAIVSDTTDDLWFLTEGGSEQVSVEMKEAVLEEGSGGEGEAPPEDDDGGGKEEKADGEMQEEPDEDSQCLSDDTDTEISTQDAWQCSECRKYNTPLQRYCVRCWALRKNWYKDVPRLAHSLSVPDIPACSSLTTHDDDDDSDTGIDVPDCSRTVSDPVILPSHSTVDRPLPTMVMGKGKGPLPSGFHKDELLSGGESQENLGMEVEEVRPEALLEPCKLCRVRPRNGNIIHGRTAHLLTCFPCARRLHKFQAPCPGCGQIIQKVIKIFIL; from the exons ATGAGCTCCCTATCAGCCCAGCTTCCGGCTTCAAGCGCATCATGCAGGAGTCTACCAGGAGAGGGAAATCAG GTGCAACCAAAACCTCCTCTCCTGCAGATTCTGCGTGTTGCCGGAGCCCAGGAGGAAGTCTTCACTCTCAAAGAG GTGATGCACTACCTGGGTCAGTACATCATGGGGAGGCAACTGTACGACAAACAGAGGCAGCACATAGTCCACTGCCAGGATGACCCGTTGGGAGAGCTGCTGGAAGTGGACAGCTTCTCTGTGAAAAACCcgag CCCGGTGTATGAAATGCTCAAGAAATACTTGGTAGTGCTTGGTTCTTCTG ACGCTGCAGAGAATCTTTCTGTGGGCCGTGAGTGTGTAGAGGGCGGAGTGGAAGATCGCGGTCAG ATTTGTGGAGGTGTGGTTAAGGCAGGACTGGAGGCTTGCCGTGATATGCCTCTCCTGCAGACCCCCTCCCAGAGACGGCCGCGCGAGCCAGACGATG ACTCCCTTGAAGGCTTGCCACGGTCAGCCTGCAAACGGCCCAAGCTGGATGTTACTCTGGACGACTGGGATCTCTCTGGCCTGCCCTGGTGGTTTCTTGGTAATCTTCGTAGTAACTACAGCCGTAGGAGCAATGGCTCCACTGACATCCACACAAACCAA CTGTCTCCTGCACAGGAGGAAGACACAGCCATCGTGTCGGACACCACAGACGACCTCTGGTTCCTGACCGAGGGCGGAAGTGAACAGGTGAGCGTGGAGATGAAAGAGGCTGTGCTGGAGGAAGGgagtggaggagaaggggaggcCCCACCCgaggatgatgatggaggagggaaagaggagaaggcgGATGGAGAG ATGCAGGAGGAGCCAGATGAAGACTCACAGTGTTTGAGtgatgacacagacacagagatttCCACCCAG GATGCTTGGCAGTGCTCTGAGTGCAGGAAGTACAACACACCTCTACAGAGGTACTGTGTTCGCTGCTGGGCCCTGCGTAAGAACTGGTACAAAGATGTCCCTCGACTTGCCCATTCCCTCTCTGTCCCCGACATCCCAGCATGCAGCTCCCTCACCACccacgatgatgatgatgacagcgACACAGGCATTGATGTCCCAGACTGCAGCAGGACAGTGTCTGACCCCGTCATTCTGCCCTCTCACTCCACAGTGGATCGGCCACTGCCCACTATGGTAATGGGGAAAGGCAAGGGGCCTCTGCCTTCTGGCTTCCACAAGGATGAGCTGCTGTCAGGAGGGGAGAGTCAGGAAAACCTGGgcatggaggtggaggaggtcaggCCTGAAGCACTGTTGGAGCCGTGCAAGCTCTGTCGAGTGCGACCACGCAATGGAAATATTATTCACGGACGTACGGCTCACCTGCTAACCTGCTTCCCGTGTGCAAGGAGGCTACATAAGTTCCAGGCTCCTTGTCCCGGCTGTGGACAGATCATTCAAAAAGTTATTAAGATATTCATcctctaa